In one window of Candidatus Omnitrophota bacterium DNA:
- a CDS encoding PilT/PilU family type 4a pilus ATPase, producing MVGIDQLLKEMMDKKASDLHIIDGCPPAIRLDGEVVQMDYEPLSPEDTQVLVYSLLTEKQKAKFESESELDLGFGIKGLGRIRMNVYRQRGAVCAAMRAIPYDFMTFEELGLPPLIHQIVKMRTGLVLVTGPTGSGKSTTLASIINYLNENRSSHIVTIEDPIEYVHSHKKCLVSQREVGADTETFSASLKHVMRQDPDIILIGEMRDLETIEAALTVAETGHLAFATLHTPDAVQSINRIIDVFPPHQQPQIRSQLSFVLQAVFCQELLKKQGGGRAMVCEALLVTPAIRNMIREEKAEQAASAMQSGGRFGMQTKNTALYDAYKKRYITKEQVYASSNDVEEIKRLMGRGVL from the coding sequence ATGGTAGGCATTGATCAGCTTTTAAAAGAAATGATGGATAAGAAGGCGTCAGATCTTCATATCATAGACGGTTGTCCGCCCGCGATACGGCTTGACGGCGAAGTGGTGCAGATGGACTATGAGCCGCTTTCTCCCGAAGACACCCAGGTGCTCGTTTACAGTTTACTGACGGAAAAACAGAAAGCCAAATTTGAATCGGAGAGCGAGCTCGATCTCGGTTTCGGAATCAAGGGCCTGGGAAGAATAAGAATGAATGTGTACCGTCAGCGCGGGGCCGTTTGCGCGGCCATGAGGGCCATCCCCTATGATTTTATGACTTTTGAGGAGCTGGGCCTCCCGCCTCTCATTCATCAGATCGTCAAAATGCGCACCGGGCTTGTCCTTGTGACGGGCCCTACGGGTTCGGGCAAATCAACGACGCTCGCCTCGATCATAAACTATCTGAATGAAAACAGGAGTTCTCATATTGTTACGATAGAGGACCCCATCGAATATGTCCATTCGCACAAAAAATGTCTTGTTTCTCAAAGGGAAGTCGGCGCCGACACCGAAACTTTCTCCGCTTCGCTGAAACATGTGATGCGTCAGGATCCCGATATTATTCTTATCGGTGAGATGCGCGACCTTGAAACGATTGAGGCGGCGCTGACCGTGGCCGAAACCGGACATCTTGCTTTCGCGACTCTCCACACGCCGGATGCCGTGCAGTCCATAAACAGAATAATTGACGTGTTTCCTCCTCATCAGCAGCCGCAGATAAGGAGTCAGCTTTCTTTTGTGCTCCAGGCCGTGTTCTGCCAGGAGCTGCTGAAAAAACAGGGAGGCGGCCGCGCGATGGTTTGCGAGGCCCTGCTTGTAACGCCGGCTATCAGAAATATGATACGCGAGGAAAAAGCGGAGCAGGCCGCCTCCGCCATGCAGTCGGGCGGAAGATTCGGCATGCAGACCAAAAACACGGCTCTTTATGACGCCTATAAAAAAAGATATATCACAAAAGAACAGGTGTATGCTTCATCCAACGATGTTGAGGAGATAAAAAGGCTTATGGGCAGAGGGGTGTTATAA